A genomic window from Triticum urartu cultivar G1812 chromosome 7, Tu2.1, whole genome shotgun sequence includes:
- the LOC125524662 gene encoding elongator complex protein 4 gives MAAAAAAGTGGQTLGRSSFSRAASSKTASSSSSPTASGVKLGPNGAAFVSSGIPDLDRILGGGFLLGSVVMVMEDSDAPHHLLLLRAFMSQGVVHKQPLLFAAPMKGPRSFLGALPAPVASSKEDARQRAMAGGAAGDGRASDEGLRIAWQYRKYFGDERNSSAEHRDNKQEFSHDFDLRKPLERHLLNAQHIECLSTQDLDTLHDLQDRCSAFLSKHQRKEGGNLSAGRIAIQSLCAPQCGYFGKDWDMVSFLRSLKAMVRSSNAVAIITFPHTVLSDSFCKRWQHLADTLLSIKAIPDEDKDLAKLLTGYQDMVGFLHVHKVAQTNSQVPVILEASTFSLKLRKRRSLVLERLNQAPVDGSSGPSSGGSGSCSSSTQGSQLDF, from the exons atggccgccgccgccgccgccggaacaGGGGGCCAGACCCTCGGCCGGAGCAGCTTCTCGCGCGCCGCCTCATCGAagaccgcctcctcctcctcctcccccaccGCCTCCGGCGTCAAGCTCGGCCCCAACGGCGCCGCCTTCGTCTCCTCCGGCATCCCCGACCTCGACA GGATTCTGGGCGGCGGTTTTCTCCTCGGCTCCGTTGTGATGGTCATGGAGGACTCCGATGCGCCGCACCACCTCCTCCTGCTCCGGGCCTTCATGTCGCAGGGCGTCGTGCACAAGCAGCCCCTGCTCTTCGCTGCGCCCATGAAGGGACCCCGCTCGTTCCTCGGCGCGCTGCCTGCTCCGGTGGCGTCCTCGAAGGAGGATGCCCGGCAGAGGGCGATGGCGGGCGGAGCAGCTGGAGATGGACGGGCAAGT GATGAGGGTTTGAGGATAGCTTGGCAGTACAGGAAATATTTCGGGGACGAGAGGAATTCCAGTGCTGAACACAGAG ACAACAAGCAGGAATTTAGCCATGATTTTGATTTACGGAAGCCCCTGGAACGGCATTTACTTAATGCACAGCATATTGAATGTTTGAGCACTCAAGATCTAGATACTCTCCATGATCTCCAGGATCGTTGTTCTGCTTTCTTGTCCAAACATCAAAG AAAAGAGGGTGGGAATCTGAGTGCAGGACGTATTGCTATACAGTCACTCTGTGCACCACAGTGTGGATATTTTGGGAAG GACTGGGACATGGTCTCGTTTCTCAGATCACTGAAGGCCATGGTGCGCTCATCTAACGCCGTTGCCAttataacatttccacacacagTCCTATCAGATTCTTTCTGCAAGAGATGGCAGCACCTAGCAGACACGCTGCTGTCAATAAAAGCAATCCCAG ATGAGGACAAGGACTTGGCGAAACTCCTTACAGGGTATCAAGATATGGTTGGTTTTCTACATGTTCATAAGGTGGCACAGACCAACAGCCAG GTTCCTGTGATATTAGAGGCGTCCACATTTTCTCTGAAGCTGCGAAAGAGGAGGTCGCTGGTGCTAGAACGGCTGAATCAGGCCCCGGTGGACGGGTCGAGTGGGCCTTCGTCTGGTGGATCAGGCAGTTGCTCCTCCTCGACGCAAGGCTCGCAGCTCGATTTCTAG